tttaatattttttttttcgtgtttGAAGAGAATTACGTAATGTGTTAATCAAgctacatttttttcaaacttttcaCCTTACCTTTTCCGTTATTGATTGACAGGACTACCTTTACCTACTGttaaaattgtacataaattttctattaaaacatatgaaaatttgatatttatttggtatAACGTTTAAAGGAGATAGTGCCGTTgggaaaaataataagtatataatagtaaataaaaaatatattattaaattagttttatttcacaaCTTACAATAGTAGTGATAATGACTGTATTTACCGAACTTTTAGCTGGCATTAGTTTATTtggattatataataatgtactaAATATCAATCACATATAACATGTTgcctaaaaataaagaaataatatttacaaaagtcAGCTTCGGCTcgtttctataaaatttaagaaaaaaagtattaaattagaGAAGGTCATTAATTACAATGtcaatgtatttacataataatctaAAATGGGTTTAAACTTTGGATAAGGTTTACAAACCGTTGTTTTCAAATACACTTTCCAACGTATCATTCGGTTACATTGTATGAAGTACATCATTCATTTACTACgaaataaatgtcaatatacaataaagtggtttgatttattaataataaattaattcgcATTCTTCCCTTCCCTTGACAGATACAAACTTAGTTGGTTCAAAGATAAGATCAGACAAAACAGAACATACTACTCATTTTGTACGTTTCATAACGTTATGTTATTCATATATTACTAGAAGTTAACAACGTCGCTTTACgtttaagacaaaaaatattatacatacatttcgtTTGAAATCACTATTTCTAAATCAGCTTAACACAATAagtgtaaaaaatacaatctacTTTATTTTTGAAGGATATACAAAGGGTCAGCATTCTATCACCTATGTTTGTAATGCATTACAGTGttatagtaaaaagtaaaaaataaagcagtcataaatataattcaatattaaatttagtcaaaaatttaaatcttattaaattgtGTTACTACGAATACTTGAATTATAAACTCTACGGATAGTGTTGTACACAATTTCTAAACTAAATTGACATGACTAAGAGACTATCATAGAGCTATTATAGACCTGGGTTACCAGGTGTACGGTTTTAGTCCGATATATTTGGTTATACGTGTCCGgataagtaaattaatagcGTATTATTAAGTTAATTCAGTGGCTCGCAGCATGAATCACAAAAATCACCTGGTTGGTTATATAAGTTGAATACAAAAGCCTAGCCAACTTTATTTGCCCCTTTCCAATAAGTCATATTAAATTCAGTTAGAAATTATGTACAACCGAATCAGTACTAATATTTGAACATTAGTAATTGTTGTGATTGTCGAACATGCCTATGTATGCAGTATAGTTgtcaaaatgaattaaaacactattattttattaaggagTTTTGAAACAGTTACGATggctaaaaatgtaatattcaatACTGTTAGTGAAGAATGCGATGAAATAGTAAAGAACAGCTGCGTTGAGTCTGACGAAGGTTATGTTGAACTAGGAATAATTACTCAGTTACCTTCTAGGGACGGATCGAACCAAACATGCATTAAATGACACAGTTCCAATGCTCGGTCTCATATTTACAATCCTTTACTAATCTATATAAACATGCCGTCGAAAtgataaatgcaaaataaacgATGTATTGTCACGTGATTAAAAACATACACAACCGTATCGATTTCGaaaatggaacaaaataaattcatgtCTCATTTTAACGTCTAATCATTACGCGAATCGATAAATGTTCAGAAAATAGCCGATTTTACGTCAAGACAAGAATTTGGCAAAAAgttttgctaatttttttttttttttcatttataagtaGTTGTAAATGTAACCAAAATATTTGTGAAAACTTACGTCGAAACTATTCTTATTATAATGGACAACAAGTGACTTATACTTTACTTTGTTACAtccagtatttatatattaaatgtttaaattgtacTTGCGTAGTAATTAAAACTCAAAACACACAAACTCTATCATTCCCTACCGGTTTCAACGTTGTCTGTGCTGAtggcaaatatttataataaaacgtagAATTTGAAAAATAGCTGTTTTCTCTTTTAAgctttatgaataattaatgtattggAAATCTATCGTACGAATCAGATATCGAATATGCATatagtaagtatttataattagtaaaatatttgctATTTTCAAAACGTTCACATGCAAAACTAATTCAATTCTTGTGACgagatatgttattaaaatgtatggaGAAACTTCAGGTAGATATTTTTGAtctggtttattttttaattagaatgtCATTAGAACGTATCACGAGAGCACTAACGCTAAAAGTATCTCTAGCcacattacaatacatataataagggTAAGTCTATACGATTAGATGGACAATATGGGCTAATTGCCACGCTACAAAATATTcacatattgttataattaaataacacttaTATTCACAAAGTTCACATTACACAATTATGTTAAGTAACAATATCTTACGCTAATCTTATTGTAATCACAAATCCGTTGTCAGTTACAGCCTGCGTGTTGTGTTAGGATAATTCAATTTGGACATCGTCGTGCGTCGTAGACTACACAGCGGCGCTACGAATGGTCAACATCGCTTTTCAATATAACAATGGCAGTCGGAAAGTCATTCCATATGCGAAGCGTGATACAGATCATTAGTTAcgataatatatacctatagtacgacacaacttagatgtcgcatcggcaaaattcgtaaaaccgatcacatccgaattaagtacgctatcccaaattatcaatatttatttctcacgcgaatatgatctttgcacaaacgtaacaacttgtaatatcatatgacccaatatattcgtcaatttgacgcgtcgatgtacatgctcttgctttctctgacgcgcgaatctatagcgacgaatagagtcgaatggcgcgatagcgagctatttctattggttgtgtaaatcggcagtaatcggttttattttcattccattgcattttccgatgctacatctaatttgtgtcttactataccttTCTAGAGACGTCGATCCAGGTGCGTCGCTCACGCGATGGCGCACGAGTTGCGTCCCGTGCAGTTGAGgcgcgtgtgtgcgtgtttgTGTGCGCGCGCGCGCGTGCGGCTGGGCGCGGCCGATATGGCGTACGACTTGAGGTGCGACTTGAGCGCCGTGGGAAGCGGCAGGCGCTCCAACCCGTACACCGACGTGCGCGCCACGATCGCGCGGCAGCACAGCTCTTGCAGGCTCAGCACTGCCGACAAGTGGAACAAAGTTATCGACGAGTTCGCGCAGAAAGGCGCAAAAAGGGCGcagaaaagtataaaaaaaaattgaatatattaaatctatccagataattatatttgtcataACAATGAATATTTGATGATCAAAATTTAATGATGGTTTGTTAAGAAAATCTGTAAGtggttttaaaatacaattatggtTTGTTAGGGAGTTGTTGCGTTCATGTTTTAttcctatttatttaatgtagacatatatttatgtttactgCTGTTTATGTATTGTGAAAAATTTGACACACGAAGGTGTGTGctccataaaattataaatttcacaaacatatttttacgtGCAGGGGGTTTACCGTCAGACGGCTGAATAgttatattcattttgttttttttttaataatgtgtgAATCTGCAGCTTTACCCAcacgaaattaaaacattttcccAATAGAGCACAAACCGACACTCTCCATTTACCCCCTCGATTGGAGTATTAAGAAAGTAGCATTCCCAACTAAATTTTGCCTTTCGGTTAAGCGGTTTAAGCGTGAAAATGTAGAGTTACTTACTTTAGTTGCTTTACTTAAGAGACAGAGTTACCTATATATATTGATAGTTTAGATATATGTAACTTGGTATAGTTAATtggaaaaattgttaaggaTGAAATAACATCCCTATATCTTATTAAGGACGAGTTAATCCAATCGAGCAAAACAAAGGACAAATATCAAGGTTTCAAAATgtcatagattataatatactagaatAGAtgacgagtcgagatggcccagtggttagaacgcgtgcatcttaaccgatgattgcgggttcaaacccaggcaagcaccgctgattcatgtgcttaatttgtctttataattcatctcgtgctcagcggtgaaggaaaacatcgtgaggaaacctgcatgtgacaaatttcatagaaattctgccacatgtgtattccaccacgctgttccaatgcgggttgcattggaacagcgtggtggaagatgttccaaaccttctcctcaaagggaggggagacctttagccgagcagtgggaatttacaggctgttgttgaataGAAGATGTTACCTTTATTACTCCTCCACAACCTCTCCATGCCATTGCGATGTAGCGCCATACGAGACAGCTCGCAGAAGCTCTCCCGTATGTTGAAGTCGCAGAGCGGACTCACTTCGAAGAACGCCATATGGTTTTTGGCCGCGTACAGTTCCGCGTCACGTTCCTGCACTTGTCGTTTGAAGGCGAGGTGTAGACGGTTGCCGACTAATACTTTTGGTACACCAGGAGCATGCTGAAATCGTTAACACTTTTAGAACAACTGATTTGGTACACCAGGAGCATGCTGAAATCGTTAACACTTTTAAAACAACTGATTTGGTACACCAGGAGCATGCTGAAATCGTTAACACTTTTAAAACAACTGATTTGGTACACCAGGAGCATGCTGAAATCGTTAACACTTTTAAAACAACTCATTTGGTACACCAGGAGCATACTGAAATCGTTAACACTTTTAAAACAACTGATATTTTAAAAGAGTTCATCGAACCTGTATTACCCTTTTAGTTACTATACATAATAAGTgcggaaataataataaaactgacCAAAGCAAAAGGCAATAATGGTTTGTAAATTTAACgtcaaatgtattaataatacatgtatatgttTTTCTTACCTTTTCGACTTCTTCAAGCCACCTATCAATACTGTCAAACGACCATTTATTTGTGATGTCGTAAACCAGAAGGATGCCTTGAGCCCCTCTTGAGTATGAACGGATTATGGTACAGAATCTACCCTGACCAGAAGTGTCCCAGAGTTGTAGTTTAACTCTTTTACCGTCCAACAATATTGTTGTGGTTTTATatgctgaaaataaaaaaagaagattgTAGGTTTCTATTTATCACTGACGTAACTTTGTACTATAAAACTGGTTCTTTATTCGCAGCAAAAACGTAACATTTCTTATCAAAAAAAgtaagaataataaatgaaaaatttactattttatacaaagatacctttgttaaataaattaccaaAAATAAGAGTCACGttttactaaaactaaaaaggTCTACAGCGTGATAATTACGATTCAATAGGTGTGCAACAGAAACAAACAGAGTCACGTGTTAAGCGTTCTCTTTCCTGCAAACACGTGCCGAAATTTCGGGATTAAAACCGAAAATTCGGCACGTGAATCCCGAGCACATTGCAAATGATATGTATCAGAATAGGTATTTTTAGCGCAATTTAAACATAACATCATTAGTTCTAGCAGTGTTCATGAATTAATGcggttattaattattaaaagttggTATGTTATACAGTTTATTAtcgacttattttatttaaggacAAACGAATCACTTCGGTTAAATATCGATACGAGCACTTTCTTCGATAAATAGCTTACGTTGTTGAATTGTAACCACTTTTGTTTCAGACATGTTGAGTATACGTAGTCGGTCCCAAAGTTCTGTCATATATGAAAATAgtgataaaaagaaaagtaccaatccgttttttataaattatatattatatgaaagaacatttaataaggaattatattaacttaaaattattcaaaatgaccgcccttatttttaatacaggcCTTTAGTCGCCGCGGCCAGTCGTCTATCGCAGCACGCACCACATTCATGTCTATTTTAGCGACTGCTTTTATTATAGCTGACTTTAGATTGTCTAAATTTTTATGGGGCTTAGCACACACCTTCCTCTCTAAGACTTGCAAAATTTTATAGTCCAGAGGATTAAGGTCCGGACTGGAGGAAGGCCAATCTTCATGTCTTATGAAGTCGATGTTTTGACGCTCGAACCAGGCTTGAGTGGTCTTGGCTTTATGTGCAGGTGCAGAATCTTGCTGGAACACAAAGTGATGTCCTGAAAATAACGTGTTGGGCAGGTCTTTGACATGCTGATCCAAAACCGTGTCTTGGTACACTTTTGCACTGGTTTTGACCTCTTTTTCGCAAAAATGAACCTCAGTTGGTCCGTAGTAGGAGACTCCTAACCAGACCATCACTGAAGATGGATGATGCCCATGTTGCACCCGCGGATCTCTTTTTGCTGCTTCTTCAGAGCTCCCAGCATACACTCTATCATTCTGTTTATTGTACTTTTCTTCTATATCGAAATTTTTTTCGTCCGTAAAGAGTACATCACGATGTCGATTTTTCGCGTACCGTTTCAACAACACCCGGGATCTTTTGAGTCTTATTGCTTTCAGACGAGCGTTAAGTAGGTGTCCACTCTTTTTTTTGTAAGCTCGCAACTTAAGGTCTTCGTTTAACACCTTTTTGATAGTTTTTCTACTGACCCCCATCTGCAATGCCATCAGCTTCTGTTTTCGGACAGGATTCCTTCGTATGCGTGCCTTGATTGCTTTGATCACTGCTGGTGTCCTTGCGGAGCGTGGCCGGCCAGTTCTTTTCTTATCCTCAACACTTGAAACTTCATTGTACCtatttatagtacgatacaCAAACCTaagcgatatttttaaatttttgagcaACTTGAAAATGGTATTCGGCGAGTGCCCACAGCGGTGCAACGCTAAAACTGCTATTCGGTTTTCTTTCACGGTCCACTCCATCGTGAAAAATCGCGGCAAatgataactttttgttttttaataattgacaaacattcaaaaatggaatgcaattaaactttttttaaatcgtcttcGAAATTGGAAAATAATGTGCCAGTGACAGAACTTTGGGACCAACTAcgtatattcattaaaaatgtttttaataaatatttaattattttattatattacattaaaaggAGGCCGGACCCACTTGTTCCCTCCTACTTACTACACATATGTTTATCAGGTGCTGATAATTCTGCGGTAAGGTGAAAGTAGCAGTCTGATTGGTTGATATAAAGACTTCGATGCTTTCCGAAATTATGTTAATCGTATTAATAACACAAGCgtaaacttattaattacataagttttatttaaattcacctGTTGGTATGTGTAGGTTAAATTTTGCAACTGAACTTTGAAACTAGTTTCACCCAAACACATTGAATGTTTAAAacattgcatttattaaaaaaaatgattgtaaagttatgttatatattcgacttttaaaaaaaatacgtagtataaaacaaagtcgcttctcgCTGTCTGTCTGACCCtctgtatgtttagatctttaaaagcACAcgacggattttaatgcggtttttattAATGGACAGAGTGATTCAAAACGaaggtttatgtgtataatttatgCATAATATCTTTGAGAAATACTTATAAGATTAGAAGCCTTatgtgttgtcgtaaataaacctCTTATTTAAGCTTACTTTGCAAaagctggctgaaccctacgcgACTGATCCGAATAATGtgctacagtattgtacactttaaaaaggtctacaaaacgTCCGCGATAGTATGTATCTATCccttagggataacccacaatcAGCATTTCTTAtcctttttacgagaaataatggcatTCTTACAAAGCAACTTCTAAggaatacagcattaatccttatccaattaagtatcctaaatacattgtacatttaatatatccAATATGACTGAAACTGTGAATGTGGTTTGTata
This window of the Vanessa cardui chromosome 5, ilVanCard2.1, whole genome shotgun sequence genome carries:
- the LOC124529624 gene encoding ras-related protein Rab-40C; translated protein: MFATTGMVAAPQQAAGQVAQNGSTTLPRSHHQRTGRPPAAPKSYDYLLKVLLVGDSDVGKQEILQDLEDGSADSPFCSGSAYKTTTILLDGKRVKLQLWDTSGQGRFCTIIRSYSRGAQGILLVYDITNKWSFDSIDRWLEEVEKHAPGVPKVLVGNRLHLAFKRQVQERDAELYAAKNHMAFFEVSPLCDFNIRESFCELSRMALHRNGMERLWRSNKVLSLQELCCRAIVARTSVYGLERLPLPTALKSHLKSYAISAAPSRTRARAHKHAHTRLNCTGRNSCAIA